In the genome of Bradyrhizobium arachidis, one region contains:
- a CDS encoding caspase family protein, producing MAVSRRALVIGNGGYRGRLALRCPPNDAAQIRQSLTELGFDVTTTFGVDLDFGAMRSVVDNFIRLVNDPATTTSLLYYSGHGVQINDRNYMIPVDFDPLKRYQEIPFVSVQSIVEQMTSATAVRIILLDACRSNAEAQTFVENVPTAKGLKIDKDVFQGDQLVTANGLASMQAEINTFIAFAAAPGKVAFEGNVGESLSPFTASFLKYIDSVDLPISNLTSRVRYDVLARTKNNQKSWDQSSLMEPFYFNPGSLLLFTGNLMALVSLIVSIIPYSMVLGWSQATWPWVASGLVMPTISLCVLLFGMQSVYSRLRGRYVREADDAGTVRRHLTTSAQKGILGGYLGSSVSAMLLSALYYLNWEMDYDSFASVPLEITIATTLAAGLLGVLSLFWARASIGLGGLIILAAPSPIRILLGTTFGGILAGLIATPLIMMRFGPTPDRPPMTPDLLLPGTILGASIFIFSVVNFDFERLSARRIWQSVKASLIALGVGAMAAVVIFSPLYLLGIADAVKTYLEDNYDNMAALAKGGAAYGIPVGIVLGIVIGTAVILTERWSRKPVLD from the coding sequence ATGGCCGTGTCGAGACGGGCGCTGGTGATCGGCAACGGCGGTTACCGGGGCCGTCTTGCGCTCAGATGCCCCCCAAATGACGCGGCGCAAATCAGACAAAGCCTGACCGAGCTCGGCTTCGACGTGACCACCACGTTCGGAGTTGACCTCGATTTCGGCGCGATGCGATCCGTCGTCGACAACTTCATCCGGCTCGTGAACGATCCCGCGACAACGACGTCCTTGCTCTACTACTCCGGCCACGGCGTGCAGATCAACGACCGGAACTATATGATCCCGGTCGATTTCGACCCGCTCAAAAGGTACCAGGAAATCCCGTTCGTTAGCGTTCAGTCGATCGTCGAGCAAATGACGAGCGCGACGGCCGTTCGCATCATTCTGCTCGATGCCTGCCGCAGCAATGCCGAGGCGCAAACATTTGTCGAGAACGTACCCACCGCGAAGGGGCTCAAGATCGACAAGGACGTTTTCCAGGGGGATCAACTGGTCACGGCAAACGGCCTTGCGTCGATGCAGGCCGAGATCAACACGTTCATCGCGTTTGCAGCTGCGCCGGGCAAGGTGGCTTTCGAAGGAAACGTCGGTGAATCACTCAGCCCGTTCACGGCCAGTTTCCTGAAATACATCGATTCCGTCGACTTGCCGATTTCCAACCTCACCAGCCGCGTGCGGTACGACGTCCTGGCTCGCACGAAGAACAACCAGAAGTCCTGGGATCAGTCGTCCTTGATGGAGCCATTCTACTTCAATCCTGGCAGCCTCCTGCTGTTCACCGGCAATCTCATGGCGCTGGTCAGCTTGATCGTTTCCATCATTCCCTACTCGATGGTTCTCGGTTGGAGCCAGGCGACGTGGCCATGGGTCGCCAGCGGCTTGGTCATGCCAACCATATCGCTATGCGTTCTGTTGTTCGGCATGCAAAGCGTCTATTCGCGACTACGAGGGCGATATGTTAGAGAGGCTGACGACGCGGGTACGGTTCGGCGCCATCTCACCACATCCGCACAGAAAGGCATCCTGGGCGGGTATCTCGGATCGTCCGTCAGCGCAATGCTTCTGAGCGCACTTTACTATCTCAACTGGGAAATGGACTACGATTCATTTGCCAGCGTTCCACTCGAAATCACCATCGCGACAACGCTGGCTGCTGGTCTCCTCGGTGTCCTCAGCCTGTTTTGGGCGCGCGCTTCGATTGGCCTTGGGGGCCTCATTATCTTGGCGGCCCCATCACCCATTCGAATCCTGCTGGGCACGACGTTCGGCGGCATCCTGGCTGGCTTGATCGCGACGCCCCTCATCATGATGCGTTTCGGTCCGACGCCTGACCGCCCGCCGATGACACCCGATCTGTTGCTGCCCGGAACGATCTTGGGCGCGTCCATCTTCATCTTCTCGGTCGTAAATTTCGATTTCGAGCGATTGAGCGCGCGCAGGATCTGGCAAAGTGTGAAAGCTTCGCTGATAGCTCTCGGCGTCGGCGCGATGGCAGCCGTCGTCATCTTCAGCCCTCTGTATCTGCTCGGCATCGCCGACGCCGTTAAGACGTATCTCGAGGACAACTATGACAACATGGCCGCCCTGGCAAAAGGCGGCGCAGCCTATGGAATCCCCGTCGGTATCGTCCTGGGAATCGTGATCGGCACCGCCGTCATCCTGACGGAACGATGGTCGAGGAAGCCTGTGCTCGACTGA